The following is a genomic window from Panthera uncia isolate 11264 chromosome B4, Puncia_PCG_1.0, whole genome shotgun sequence.
ACTCACAGAGGCTCAGAAGAATAAGCTTCGACACCTATCAGTTGTCACCCTGGCTGCCAAAGTCAAGGTGAGTAAGAgtcctgcccccccgccccctgcccccagtcctGAGCCAAGAGTTATATCCCTTCACAAAGGGCCTATTTGAAGGGAATTTGCACTCAGACAGCCTATGTCCACACAGTtctgccttcccacccccaccctgtccctccAAGGTATGTAAACTCTACTGCCTGTAGCCTTTCAGCCTGAATATTATTCtcttagttttctgttttgtttctgtttttcattcaaCACTTTTTGCCTTTTGGGTCAAAATAGCAACTGGGATGCCATTCTTTTGTTTAACAATCACCCTCCCCGCTAGAGAAAGTCCCACACCAACAGCCTCAGCTTGCAGATCTGAGAACAAGACTCTCTCTTCTGGTGAAGTGCTAGGCTTCTGTTTGCTAGAAATATCTCTGCAGGTTCAGTTTTTTAAATACCCTCTCCACCTGTCTACCTTTTCCCAATTATTATTTGATTCTCTTGTTGTTTCATGGTTTTACATAAATCACGTGTCTCTCTGTTGTGAGATGCTCTTTGGAAGGAGGTGGAGTATAAATGATGCACAGTAACTCCAGATCCCTCCCACACCACATACTCCCGTTTTGTCAGGCTTATCTGGACCAAGGTCTGTGTGCTGTCCTGAGCTGTGGCCAGAGGAGTGACACCCAGGCAGATGtcactttcttcctctgtggCGTGGGAGGAATAAGGTCGAAGGGGAATAtaaatcttctattttatttctggctATTCTTCTCAGGATGTTATTTTTCAGGTGGCAGTGCGTTTACTTATTTTGCTTTAGAACCAGCCTTTTAGAGGAAATCATTCAGGAATAGGAGCGGAGAGTAGGTAGGGGAGCCTGggcaggaggggaaaggagggaaaaatctTGGAAGCCCTTGTCTGCTTGCAGAACTGCACAAATCCCAGCCCaaccactccccccccccgcccctggccccaGTGTATCCCATATGCAGTGTTGCTGGAGGCCCTCGCCCTGCGCAATGTGCGGCAGCTGGAAGACCTTGTCATTGAAGCTGTGTATGCCGACGTTCTCCGCGGCTCCCTGGACCAGCGCAATCAGCGGCTAGAGGTTGACTACAGCATCGGGCGGGACATCCAGCGCCAGGACCTCAGTGCCATTGCTCGGACCCTGCAGGAGTGGTGAGACCTGTGTCCTGGCCCTGTTCCTTCTCTTCTCACTCCAAGAAAGGGGGAGGGCTTCTGaaggagggagggctgggctgggctgcagcGGTGGAATCATAGACGTTGAAGGGAAATGAGCTCATTCCTCCAAAGGCTTCtgagggcagaagggagcagaggagggcctgggaggcaggaggccagagGCAGTGTCCTTGGTACAGTaagtggggaaagggaggaggagcgGTACTGTAACCTGCACTGTCTACAGGCCATGGGTCTCTTCCACTTccgtttttctctttctgttcttgtcTAGCTTAAATTCACTAatataccttttttattttatttttttctccaacgTCTACCCAATTTTAAGTTCCTACTCGCATGTTACACGTTACTCCAGGCACTTCCTATACCTCTCGTATCCGACCTGAGTGTCTCTGTGGCTCCTGGGACTCTTGTTGCCGGTGGTTTCCAGGTGCCCTGGCGAGGGTTCCTTACTCGGACAAGGGTTTGGCTGCAGGATATCCTGAGTCTGTTTTTCACGAGTGCGTGATCACCGCTGCCTTCCACTGACACTTCTTCGTTCCTGATCCTCGCAGGTGTGTGGGCTGTGAGGTGGTGCTGTCAGGCATTGAGGAGCAGGTGAGCCGTGCCAACCAACACAAGGAGCAGCAGCTAGGCCTGAAGCAACAGATCGAGAGCGAGGTGAGCAGGCAGGGGATCAGGACGGACCCAGGCTCCTCCAGCCTGGGCCAGTCGTCCTGTGCAGGGGGGTTTGCACCGTGGCTGTAGCAGATAGACAAGACAGGCAGGGACTGTCAGATTCTGGAACTTCCCTCACTGTTCCCCATTTCTTTTCATCCTGGCAGGTCGCCAACCTTAAAAAAACCATTAAAGTTACAACAGCAGCAGCCGCCGCGGCTACCTCTCAGGACCCTGAGCAACACCTGACTGAGCTGAGGGAACCTGCTCCTGGCACCAACCAGCGCCAGCCCAGCAAGAAAGCCTCAAAGGGCAAGGGGTGAGCCACTGTGGCAGGAACCACTTGCTTCTGGGGTGCCCTGCTTTTACTTTAGAGACCTAGCTGTCTTCAGCCCTTCAGTCATTTGCATGGGGGTAGGATATGGGGGGAGCCCTCAGGCGTTAGGGGATTCCCTgcagcctttctctctctcttccccttgccaGGCTCCGAGGGAGTGCCAAGATTTGGTCCAAGTCGAACTGAAA
Proteins encoded in this region:
- the COPS7A gene encoding COP9 signalosome complex subunit 7a, producing the protein MSAEVKVTGQNQEQFLLLAKSAKGAALATLIHQVLEAPGVYVFGELLDMPNVRELAESDFASTFRLLTVFAYGTYADYLAEARNLPPLTEAQKNKLRHLSVVTLAAKVKCIPYAVLLEALALRNVRQLEDLVIEAVYADVLRGSLDQRNQRLEVDYSIGRDIQRQDLSAIARTLQEWCVGCEVVLSGIEEQVSRANQHKEQQLGLKQQIESEVANLKKTIKVTTAAAAAATSQDPEQHLTELREPAPGTNQRQPSKKASKGKGLRGSAKIWSKSN